A genomic segment from Stappia indica encodes:
- a CDS encoding MerR family transcriptional regulator: protein MSLSIGDMSEIAGVKVPTIRYYEEIGLLRSKPRNKLNHRRYDNSSLMRLIFIREARMLGFDIDIIRDFLRLSDGICTESESMEILSVSLKDVRNRIRRLQLLSVQLNRIVKPSTSDAIPPNNILTALS, encoded by the coding sequence ATGTCTCTAAGTATTGGAGATATGTCGGAGATCGCGGGGGTAAAAGTACCGACAATCCGATATTATGAAGAAATCGGGTTGCTGCGCAGTAAGCCGAGAAATAAACTCAATCATAGGCGATACGATAATAGCTCTTTGATGAGATTAATCTTCATTCGTGAAGCTAGGATGCTTGGTTTTGATATAGATATCATCCGTGATTTTCTTCGACTATCTGATGGTATTTGCACGGAGTCGGAGTCAATGGAAATTTTATCGGTGAGCCTGAAGGACGTACGTAACCGCATTCGCCGGTTGCAATTACTTTCGGTACAATTAAATCGTATCGTCAAGCCATCGACGAGCGATGCAATCCCTCCCAACAATATCCTGACAGCCCTCTCTTGA
- a CDS encoding acetolactate synthase large subunit — MHKGSDLLVAALENEGVDRIFGVPGEENLDIVESLRCSKIELVLTRHEQAAAFMAATHGRLTGRPGVCIATLGPGALNFSTGAAYAHLGAMPMVMITGQKAVRTAKQARFQIVDVVASMRPLTKMTRQIVSPSSIPAMVRDAFRVAMEERPGPVHLELPEDVAAEMTEDIGSIPLHRLPRPVAPTEALDFAAEMIAAARNPLVMIGAAGNRPRLIEPLSAFVRAAGLPFFNTQMGKGAVTGGSNLYMGTAALSEGDYVHEAVALADLIVAVGHDTVEKPPFLMRSAGGPKVIHIGYEAATVEQVYHPEAEVIGDIGATVSALAERLAGKLPAQLKMMELRQRILARINAGAEENRFPVTPQRLVHDVRAVMPEDGIVCLDNGMYKIWFARNYRTHVANTLLLDNALATMGAGLPSAMMVAMLHPGRRVLAICGDGGFMMNSQEMETAVRLGLNLVILVLNDGAYGMIRWKQAVDEFPDFGMTFGNPDFIRYAEAYGATGWRINSTDALTVTLDRAFDAGGVHLVDCPIDYSENTRVLVEELRNKVPDIDLA; from the coding sequence ATGCATAAAGGCTCTGACCTTCTTGTCGCGGCGCTCGAAAACGAGGGCGTCGACCGCATTTTCGGCGTTCCGGGTGAGGAAAACCTTGATATTGTCGAGTCGTTGCGGTGTTCTAAAATCGAATTGGTGCTGACACGTCATGAGCAGGCGGCAGCGTTTATGGCTGCAACGCATGGGCGCCTTACCGGCCGTCCCGGCGTATGTATAGCCACACTCGGCCCTGGCGCCCTCAATTTCTCGACCGGCGCCGCTTATGCCCACCTCGGTGCCATGCCAATGGTCATGATCACCGGCCAGAAGGCGGTCAGAACCGCTAAGCAAGCGCGTTTCCAGATCGTCGACGTAGTTGCCTCGATGCGTCCGTTGACCAAAATGACGCGCCAGATCGTCAGCCCGTCCAGCATTCCGGCCATGGTGCGCGACGCCTTCCGAGTCGCTATGGAGGAGCGACCTGGCCCGGTCCATCTCGAGCTGCCCGAAGATGTTGCCGCAGAGATGACCGAAGATATCGGCTCGATCCCCCTTCATCGCCTGCCCCGGCCTGTCGCACCCACAGAGGCGCTGGACTTCGCAGCGGAGATGATCGCCGCAGCCAGGAATCCGCTGGTGATGATCGGTGCGGCGGGGAACCGCCCGCGCCTTATAGAGCCGCTTTCAGCCTTTGTTCGGGCCGCAGGGCTTCCCTTTTTCAACACGCAGATGGGCAAGGGTGCCGTCACAGGCGGATCCAACCTCTATATGGGAACCGCAGCACTGTCGGAAGGCGACTACGTCCATGAGGCGGTTGCGCTCGCTGATCTTATCGTCGCCGTGGGCCATGACACGGTCGAAAAGCCGCCTTTTCTGATGCGTAGCGCCGGCGGCCCGAAGGTAATTCATATCGGGTACGAAGCGGCCACCGTCGAGCAGGTCTACCACCCAGAGGCCGAGGTCATCGGCGACATCGGCGCAACCGTGAGCGCGCTTGCCGAACGGCTCGCAGGAAAGCTTCCGGCCCAGTTGAAGATGATGGAGTTGCGACAGCGCATTCTGGCACGGATCAATGCCGGCGCGGAAGAAAACAGGTTCCCGGTGACGCCGCAGCGTCTAGTCCACGACGTGCGCGCGGTGATGCCGGAGGATGGCATCGTGTGTCTCGACAATGGCATGTACAAGATCTGGTTCGCGCGGAACTACCGCACCCATGTCGCCAACACGCTACTGCTCGACAACGCGCTGGCGACAATGGGCGCCGGCCTGCCTTCCGCGATGATGGTGGCGATGCTGCATCCCGGCAGGCGCGTGCTGGCGATTTGCGGCGACGGTGGTTTCATGATGAACAGTCAGGAGATGGAGACCGCGGTGAGACTGGGGCTGAACCTCGTCATACTTGTTCTCAACGACGGTGCATACGGCATGATCCGCTGGAAACAGGCAGTCGACGAATTTCCCGACTTTGGGATGACCTTCGGCAATCCCGATTTCATTCGCTATGCCGAAGCCTACGGAGCCACTGGGTGGCGCATAAACTCCACCGACGCGCTCACCGTCACGCTCGACAGGGCATTTGATGCCGGCGGGGTCCATCTGGTGGATTGCCCGATTGACTATTCCGAAAATACTCGCGTGCTTGTCGAGGAGTTGCGCAACAAGGTCCCCGACATTGACCTGGCCTGA
- a CDS encoding heavy metal translocating P-type ATPase has translation MTDEQHRHNHDGAGHESHSGHAHSFAKTVKDPVCGMDVDPEKTEHHSTYHGSMFHFCSVSCKGKFEADPAAYAHPEKKQIRADAPVAEGTIYTCPMHPQIRQQGPGNCPICGMALEPEMPSLETGPSEEYLDMRRRFWVGLLLTIPVFTLEMGGHLFPSLHMLVAPQTSNWLQLLFATPVVLWAGWPFFQRGWQSVVTRHLNMFTLIAMGTGVAWVYSVLATVAPGLFPATFQTMGGAVAVYFEAAAVITALVLLGQVLELRAREQTGGAIRALLDLAPKIARRVNADGSDEDIELDAVVVGDRLRVRPGEKVPVDGTLVEGRSSIDESMITGESMPVTKLEGSKVIAGTMNQTGGFVMEAGKVGRDTMLSRIVQMVADAQRSRAPIQRLADDVSGWFVPAVILVAIVAFFAWFMVGPEPQFAHALVAAVAVLIIACPCALGLATPMSIMVGVGRGAGLGVLIKNAEALERFEKVDTLVVDKTGTLTEGRPKVTAIITADGITETDLLRQAATLERSSEHPLALAVVNAAGERGMALGDAQDFDSPVGKGVTGTVEGHRLILGSHRIMGEEGIDISPMNAKAEELRDEGATVIFMARDGVLAGLFAIADPIKETTPQAVRELTAQGIRVVMLTGDNKTTAQAVARQLGISEVEAEVLPEDKSAIVERLRKEGRIVGMAGDGVNDAPALAAADVGIAMGTGTDVAIESAGVTLLKGDLQGIVRAQQLSRATMRNIRQNLFFAFIYNAAGVPVAAGILYPTFGILLSPVIAAAAMALSSVSVIANSLRLRSAKI, from the coding sequence ATGACCGATGAGCAACACAGGCACAACCATGACGGCGCGGGACACGAGAGTCATTCCGGCCATGCGCATTCGTTCGCAAAAACGGTGAAAGATCCGGTTTGCGGCATGGATGTCGATCCCGAGAAGACCGAGCATCATTCGACCTATCATGGATCGATGTTTCATTTCTGCTCTGTCAGCTGCAAGGGCAAGTTCGAGGCCGATCCCGCCGCCTATGCACACCCGGAGAAGAAGCAGATCAGAGCCGATGCGCCGGTTGCCGAGGGGACGATCTACACTTGTCCTATGCATCCGCAAATCCGCCAGCAGGGTCCAGGAAACTGCCCGATCTGCGGAATGGCGCTGGAGCCTGAGATGCCGTCTCTGGAGACCGGCCCGAGTGAGGAATATCTCGACATGCGCCGCCGATTCTGGGTCGGCTTGCTTCTGACGATACCTGTCTTCACGCTGGAGATGGGCGGGCATCTCTTCCCGTCGCTCCACATGCTCGTCGCGCCGCAGACTTCGAACTGGCTGCAGTTGCTCTTCGCTACGCCTGTCGTGCTCTGGGCCGGCTGGCCGTTTTTCCAGCGTGGCTGGCAATCGGTAGTCACGCGGCACCTCAACATGTTCACGCTCATCGCGATGGGCACCGGTGTGGCCTGGGTTTACAGCGTTTTGGCAACGGTGGCGCCGGGCCTCTTCCCCGCAACGTTCCAGACGATGGGTGGCGCGGTCGCCGTCTATTTCGAGGCGGCTGCCGTCATCACGGCCCTAGTTCTCCTGGGTCAGGTTCTCGAATTGCGCGCCCGCGAGCAGACCGGCGGCGCGATCCGCGCGCTTCTTGACCTTGCTCCGAAGATCGCGCGCCGGGTCAATGCCGATGGCAGCGACGAGGACATCGAGCTGGATGCCGTCGTCGTAGGTGACCGTCTGCGGGTGCGCCCGGGCGAGAAAGTGCCGGTCGACGGCACGCTGGTCGAGGGACGCAGTTCGATCGACGAATCTATGATCACCGGCGAATCCATGCCTGTTACCAAATTGGAAGGATCAAAGGTGATAGCCGGCACAATGAACCAGACCGGCGGCTTTGTGATGGAAGCCGGCAAGGTCGGGCGCGATACGATGCTGTCCCGTATCGTGCAGATGGTGGCGGATGCGCAAAGGTCACGCGCGCCGATCCAGCGGCTTGCCGACGACGTGTCGGGCTGGTTCGTTCCGGCGGTCATCCTGGTCGCCATCGTCGCCTTCTTCGCCTGGTTCATGGTCGGGCCGGAGCCGCAATTTGCCCATGCGTTGGTGGCTGCCGTCGCTGTTCTCATCATTGCCTGCCCCTGTGCGCTCGGATTGGCGACACCGATGTCGATTATGGTCGGCGTCGGCCGTGGCGCGGGGCTCGGCGTCCTCATCAAGAACGCCGAGGCGCTGGAGCGCTTCGAGAAGGTCGATACGCTGGTCGTCGACAAGACCGGCACGCTGACAGAAGGCCGCCCAAAGGTTACAGCGATCATAACGGCTGATGGTATCACCGAAACCGACCTGCTGCGTCAGGCGGCGACACTGGAGCGGTCGAGCGAACATCCCCTGGCGCTTGCAGTGGTCAACGCGGCAGGCGAGCGAGGCATGGCACTGGGTGACGCGCAGGATTTCGACAGCCCCGTCGGCAAAGGTGTCACCGGCACGGTTGAAGGGCACAGGCTGATCCTCGGCAGCCACCGGATCATGGGCGAAGAGGGGATCGACATCTCCCCGATGAACGCCAAAGCCGAAGAACTGCGCGACGAGGGAGCGACAGTCATCTTCATGGCGCGGGACGGTGTGCTGGCAGGACTGTTCGCTATCGCCGATCCGATCAAGGAAACGACTCCCCAGGCTGTCCGCGAACTCACGGCGCAGGGCATCCGCGTGGTCATGCTGACCGGCGACAACAAGACCACCGCGCAGGCGGTCGCCCGTCAGCTTGGCATCTCGGAGGTCGAGGCGGAAGTCCTGCCGGAGGACAAAAGCGCGATCGTCGAACGTCTTCGCAAGGAAGGCCGAATCGTCGGAATGGCAGGTGACGGTGTCAACGATGCGCCGGCGCTCGCCGCCGCCGATGTCGGCATCGCGATGGGAACCGGCACGGACGTTGCGATCGAGAGCGCGGGCGTGACCCTTCTAAAAGGCGACCTGCAGGGCATCGTGCGCGCTCAGCAGCTCAGCCGGGCCACGATGCGCAACATCCGGCAGAACCTGTTCTTCGCCTTCATCTATAATGCGGCGGGTGTGCCGGTCGCGGCGGGTATTCTCTACCCGACGTTTGGCATCCTGCTTTCGCCGGTCATAGCCGCCGCCGCTATGGCACTGTCGTCGGTCAGCGTTATAGCGAACTCGCTCCGGCTGCGCAGCGCAAAAATATGA
- a CDS encoding cation diffusion facilitator family transporter — MSNPSPTSHDNHAGHNHDDHAGHSHAPAVTNQNERRILISFFMILTFMVVEAIGGIVSGSLALLADAGHMLTDAIALGLAYVAFRLGRKAADGKRTFGYMRFEVIAGLVNALTLFGIVGWIMYEAYERFQQPGEVLAGPMFLVAVAGLLVNLFVLWYLTRGETDHVNVKGAVLHVMGDLLGSVGAIAAAIIIWYTNWTPIDPILSVVVSLLILRSAWALLKNALHILLEGAPDNADANDIAGWVESTVPGVEKVSHVHVWSITSGRTLATLQVKPRDGADILATVRQVAEGLKEKFKIEHPTVGIDWEENGDCSLGRQSVISLHAGHAH; from the coding sequence ATGTCAAACCCCTCCCCCACCTCACACGACAATCACGCCGGACACAATCATGATGACCACGCCGGTCACAGCCATGCCCCCGCGGTAACGAACCAGAATGAGCGCAGGATTCTGATCTCGTTCTTCATGATCTTGACTTTCATGGTCGTCGAAGCGATCGGCGGCATCGTATCCGGTTCGCTTGCGCTGCTCGCCGACGCCGGTCACATGCTGACCGACGCGATCGCCCTTGGCCTTGCCTATGTGGCCTTCCGCCTCGGACGCAAGGCGGCGGACGGCAAACGTACGTTCGGATACATGCGCTTTGAAGTGATCGCCGGCCTCGTCAACGCGCTCACCCTGTTCGGAATCGTCGGCTGGATCATGTACGAAGCCTATGAGCGCTTCCAGCAGCCCGGCGAAGTCCTCGCCGGACCAATGTTCCTCGTGGCTGTCGCCGGTCTGCTCGTGAACCTTTTCGTGCTGTGGTACCTGACGCGGGGCGAGACCGATCACGTCAATGTCAAGGGCGCGGTTCTCCACGTCATGGGCGACCTGCTCGGCTCGGTCGGCGCCATCGCTGCGGCCATCATCATCTGGTACACGAACTGGACCCCGATCGACCCGATCCTGTCCGTCGTCGTCTCGCTGCTGATCCTGCGCAGTGCCTGGGCCCTGCTGAAGAACGCCCTGCACATCCTGCTGGAAGGCGCACCCGACAATGCCGATGCCAACGACATCGCTGGCTGGGTGGAAAGCACCGTCCCCGGCGTGGAAAAGGTCAGCCACGTCCACGTCTGGTCGATCACTTCGGGCCGCACCCTCGCTACGCTTCAGGTGAAGCCCCGTGACGGCGCGGACATCCTGGCCACCGTCCGCCAGGTCGCGGAAGGACTGAAGGAGAAGTTCAAGATCGAACATCCGACGGTCGGCATCGATTGGGAGGAGAACGGCGATTGCAGCCTCGGCAGGCAAAGCGTGATCTCGCTCCACGCCGGACACGCACACTGA
- a CDS encoding ArsR/SmtB family transcription factor gives MPAETLSPEETDHLSETFRLLGDPSRLRIVLACAVGPRAVTRIANDLGLSQSLVSHHLRLLRAARLVRGIRRSKQVLYELSDPHVMSVVRSIVCHLVEEK, from the coding sequence TTGCCCGCAGAAACGCTTTCCCCGGAAGAGACCGACCATCTGTCAGAAACGTTCCGCCTGCTTGGCGACCCGAGCAGGCTTCGCATCGTCCTGGCCTGCGCCGTCGGCCCGAGAGCCGTCACCCGGATCGCGAACGATCTGGGACTTTCGCAATCCCTCGTCAGTCATCACCTCAGGCTGCTGCGTGCCGCCAGGCTCGTCAGGGGAATACGCCGGTCGAAACAGGTTCTCTACGAACTCTCCGACCCGCATGTCATGTCAGTGGTGCGCAGCATTGTTTGCCATCTGGTTGAAGAGAAATAG
- a CDS encoding acetoin reductase, with translation MSVKGKAILVTGASQGIGRGIALRLATDGADIALVDIKADKLENVRKEVEALGVNATTFVADVSSRDEVYAAIDHAEKELGGFNVIVNNAGVAQVKPLSDVEPADLDRIFRINVDGVVWGIQASAKKFADLGQKGKIINAASIAGHDGFAMLGVYSATKFAVRALTQAAAKEYASKGITVNAYCPGIVGTDMWVEIDERFAEITGSPKGETFKKYVEGIALGRAQTPEDVAALVAFLASDDSDYITGQSILTDGGIVYR, from the coding sequence ATGTCTGTAAAAGGTAAGGCAATCTTGGTGACGGGTGCCAGCCAGGGCATCGGGCGCGGTATCGCCCTGAGACTTGCAACAGACGGGGCGGATATAGCCCTGGTGGACATCAAGGCAGACAAGCTTGAAAATGTTCGCAAGGAAGTCGAAGCTCTGGGCGTGAACGCCACCACCTTCGTCGCCGACGTCAGCAGCCGCGACGAGGTCTATGCCGCCATCGATCATGCTGAGAAGGAACTCGGCGGCTTTAACGTCATCGTCAACAATGCCGGTGTCGCGCAGGTCAAGCCGCTCTCTGACGTGGAACCAGCAGACCTCGACCGGATTTTCCGGATCAATGTCGACGGCGTCGTCTGGGGCATTCAGGCCTCAGCGAAGAAGTTCGCAGACCTCGGGCAGAAGGGCAAGATTATCAATGCTGCGTCTATTGCCGGACATGATGGTTTTGCCATGCTCGGCGTCTATTCGGCCACCAAGTTCGCTGTGCGTGCGCTGACCCAGGCGGCGGCCAAGGAATATGCCAGCAAGGGGATCACTGTGAACGCGTACTGCCCCGGCATCGTCGGTACAGACATGTGGGTAGAGATAGACGAGCGTTTCGCCGAGATTACCGGTTCTCCGAAGGGCGAGACATTCAAGAAATATGTCGAAGGCATCGCGCTCGGCCGCGCTCAGACGCCGGAAGATGTTGCCGCCCTCGTCGCTTTCCTGGCAAGCGACGATTCCGACTACATCACCGGGCAATCCATCCTCACCGATGGCGGTATTGTCTATCGCTGA
- a CDS encoding metal-sensing transcriptional repressor, with product MSDSSFVHTSHDAVVKRLRRADGHLRSVVEMIEAGRSCLDIAQQLHAVEKAISQAKKTLIQDHLDHCLEDVVGPIAKEQRRSIDEFKEITKYL from the coding sequence ATGTCAGACTCGTCTTTCGTACACACCTCTCACGACGCCGTGGTCAAGCGTCTCAGGCGCGCCGACGGCCACCTGCGAAGCGTCGTCGAGATGATCGAGGCCGGGCGATCGTGCCTCGACATCGCCCAGCAACTGCATGCTGTCGAGAAGGCCATTTCCCAGGCCAAGAAAACGCTCATCCAGGATCACCTCGACCACTGCCTCGAGGACGTCGTCGGGCCGATTGCGAAAGAGCAACGCCGGTCAATCGACGAGTTCAAGGAAATCACGAAATATCTTTGA
- a CDS encoding MFS transporter, whose amino-acid sequence MLQVLSNRTYRHLFLAQVIALVGTGLATIALGLLAFELAGPDAGAVLGTALAIKMIAYVGVAPIASAFTERLPRRAMLVFLDLVRACVAMFLPFVTEIWQVYVLIFVLQAASAAFTPTFQATIPDILPDEKQYTRALSLSRLAYDLESVVSPMLAAALLTVISFHSLFSGTVVGFMASAALVLTVVLPSPRPTKPRGIYDRTTRGMRIYLATPRLRGLLAINLAVASAGALVIVNTVVYVQSAFGLDQTAMALALAAFGGGSMLSALILPRLLDTVPDRPVMLSGAILLAAGTAAAALLTSYGWLLPLWFVLGLGYSTAQTPSGRLLRRSSSPEDRPALFAAQFALSHACWLIAYPLAGWAGAAFGLPGTALILAALAATAIGVAFTTWPARDPEILTHEHKELPQDHPHLREAHGRSHSHPFAIDDLHPAWPVKG is encoded by the coding sequence ATGCTGCAGGTACTGTCGAATCGCACCTACAGGCATCTTTTCCTTGCCCAGGTGATTGCACTTGTGGGAACGGGGCTTGCCACCATAGCGCTGGGACTTCTGGCGTTCGAGCTCGCTGGCCCCGATGCCGGCGCCGTGCTGGGAACCGCCCTCGCCATCAAGATGATCGCCTATGTCGGCGTTGCCCCGATCGCATCCGCCTTTACCGAGCGCCTTCCCCGGCGCGCCATGCTCGTCTTTCTCGACCTGGTGCGCGCATGCGTGGCCATGTTCCTGCCGTTCGTCACCGAAATCTGGCAGGTCTATGTGCTGATCTTCGTGCTTCAGGCCGCCTCAGCCGCTTTCACGCCGACCTTTCAGGCGACGATCCCCGATATACTTCCCGACGAAAAGCAATATACGCGGGCGCTGTCGCTATCCCGGCTAGCCTACGATCTGGAAAGCGTGGTCAGTCCGATGCTAGCAGCCGCGTTGCTGACGGTGATTTCCTTCCACAGCCTCTTTTCCGGAACGGTTGTGGGCTTCATGGCCTCCGCTGCTCTTGTCCTGACGGTGGTGCTGCCCAGCCCGCGCCCGACCAAACCACGCGGCATCTATGACCGCACGACACGCGGAATGCGGATCTATCTCGCGACGCCGCGGCTACGCGGCCTGCTCGCGATCAATCTTGCTGTGGCATCGGCGGGAGCGCTCGTGATCGTCAACACTGTCGTCTATGTGCAGTCCGCGTTCGGTCTCGACCAGACGGCGATGGCGCTCGCACTGGCAGCCTTCGGCGGCGGCTCGATGCTGTCGGCACTGATCCTGCCACGACTGCTCGACACCGTGCCGGACCGCCCGGTGATGCTCTCAGGCGCTATTCTGCTCGCAGCCGGCACGGCGGCGGCGGCATTGTTGACGTCCTACGGCTGGCTTCTGCCGCTCTGGTTCGTCCTCGGTCTCGGCTATTCGACCGCACAGACGCCGTCAGGCCGTCTCCTGCGACGTTCCTCGTCGCCGGAGGACCGCCCGGCCCTGTTTGCCGCGCAATTCGCGCTGTCCCATGCATGCTGGCTGATCGCCTATCCGCTTGCCGGATGGGCCGGGGCTGCGTTCGGCCTGCCCGGCACGGCTCTCATTCTGGCTGCGCTAGCGGCGACGGCCATCGGCGTGGCGTTCACTACCTGGCCCGCGAGGGATCCGGAAATCCTCACCCATGAGCATAAGGAGCTGCCGCAAGACCACCCGCATTTGCGGGAGGCTCATGGCCGAAGTCATTCCCACCCCTTCGCCATCGACGATCTTCATCCCGCCTGGCCGGTGAAGGGATGA
- a CDS encoding YqaA family protein, whose protein sequence is MEQVLALAGLFSVAFLAATILPAQSEAAFIALQALGYPAVLLVVVAGLGNTLGAVVNWIIGRGVDRYRERRWFPVSQAALDRASRWYSNWGRWSLLLSWAPLVGDALTVAAGALREPFWSFLFLVAVAKTCRYIILAMAVAEVTP, encoded by the coding sequence TTGGAGCAAGTTTTGGCGCTCGCGGGGTTGTTCTCCGTTGCCTTCCTCGCAGCGACGATCCTGCCTGCACAGTCAGAGGCGGCTTTCATCGCCTTGCAGGCGCTCGGCTACCCGGCAGTCCTTCTCGTCGTCGTAGCCGGGTTGGGCAACACGCTTGGAGCCGTGGTGAACTGGATCATCGGCCGTGGTGTCGATCGCTATCGCGAAAGGCGCTGGTTTCCCGTCTCGCAGGCCGCACTCGATCGTGCCTCACGCTGGTACAGCAATTGGGGCCGATGGAGCCTTCTGCTCTCTTGGGCTCCACTCGTCGGCGATGCCCTGACGGTTGCCGCGGGGGCGTTGAGAGAGCCCTTTTGGAGCTTTCTTTTTCTAGTCGCTGTGGCCAAGACCTGCAGATACATCATCCTGGCGATGGCTGTCGCGGAAGTGACTCCCTAA
- a CDS encoding DUF305 domain-containing protein has product MSHDHVAHGSPRKTHHGAHNTGGGHGSHGRPYLMFWINMTLGLVVMYVVMFSMIDGWSDFRNNMNMFYMALTMWAPMGIFMLATMPGMFPNREMNLALYVLFAALTVGSFWATRSQALIDDRQFIDSMIPHHSGAILMCREASLSDPQLVSLCAQITDAQREEIQQMEAIRSRLR; this is encoded by the coding sequence ATGTCTCACGATCACGTGGCGCATGGTAGTCCCCGAAAGACGCATCATGGCGCTCATAACACCGGCGGCGGTCATGGATCGCATGGCCGCCCCTATCTGATGTTCTGGATCAACATGACCCTTGGGCTGGTGGTCATGTACGTCGTCATGTTCTCGATGATCGACGGCTGGAGCGATTTTCGCAACAACATGAACATGTTCTACATGGCCCTGACTATGTGGGCGCCGATGGGCATCTTCATGCTGGCGACGATGCCGGGCATGTTCCCAAACAGGGAGATGAACCTGGCGCTCTACGTTCTCTTCGCCGCGCTGACCGTGGGCTCTTTCTGGGCGACGCGGAGCCAGGCGCTGATCGATGACCGGCAGTTCATCGATTCCATGATCCCGCATCATTCCGGAGCCATTCTGATGTGCCGTGAGGCATCGCTGTCGGACCCTCAACTTGTCAGCCTGTGCGCACAGATCACGGATGCCCAGCGCGAAGAGATCCAGCAGATGGAGGCGATCAGAAGCCGTTTGCGTTAG